DNA from Mucilaginibacter mallensis:
ACATACCAATCCCAAAGCGAAAATTCTTGCTGATCTCATACGCATTAATGTTTAACGAATATGCGAAAAAAATATTGGCTTACGGAGTTTGCCCGGCAAGCAAATATAGCACTGCCATACGTATAGCCACACCATTTTCAACCTGATCGAGGATGATGGATTGCTTGCTGTCGGCTACATCACTGGTGATTTCCACACCGCGGTTGATAGGGCCGGGGTGCATTACGGTTATCTCTTTATCAAGTGAGTCGAGGATTTGTTTATTAAGCCCGTACAGCATGGTGTATTCACGCAGGGATGGGAAGTATTTAATATCCTGGCGCTCCAGCTGTATGCGTAGCATATTGGCTACATCACACCAGTTTAAGGCCTTTATCAGGTTATGCTCCACCTTTACACCTAACGAGCCAATGTATTTTGGGATAAGCGTAGTTGGTCCGCAAACCATTACCTCCGCACCCAGGTGTTTAAGACATAGTATGTTCGAAAGCGCCACACGTGAATGCAGTATATCGCCCACAATAACTACTTTTTTGCCTGCAACGTCGCCATATTTTTCGCGGATGGAGAAAGCGTCGAGCAAAGCCTGGGTAGGGTGCTCGTGTGCGCCGTCACCGGCATTTACTATCTGGGCTTTTACGTGTTTTGATAAAAAGATGCCTGCACCGGCGTATGGATGGCGCATTACCACCATATCCACTTTCATGGCCAGGATGTTATTCACGGTATCAATCAGCGTTTCGCCTTTGCTAACGGATGATGACGATGCCGCGAAGTTTACCACATCGGCTGATAAGCGTTTCTCGGCCAATTCAAATGAAAGGCGGGTACGTGTAGAGTTTTCGAAAAATATATTGGCAATGGTAACATCACGCAGCGACGGGACTTTCTTTATCGGACGGTTTAAAACGGATTTAAATGTATCAGCGGTTTCAAAAATGAGTTGAATATCCG
Protein-coding regions in this window:
- a CDS encoding aspartate carbamoyltransferase catalytic subunit; amino-acid sequence: MAGLSTRHLLGIKDLNPADIQLIFETADTFKSVLNRPIKKVPSLRDVTIANIFFENSTRTRLSFELAEKRLSADVVNFAASSSSVSKGETLIDTVNNILAMKVDMVVMRHPYAGAGIFLSKHVKAQIVNAGDGAHEHPTQALLDAFSIREKYGDVAGKKVVIVGDILHSRVALSNILCLKHLGAEVMVCGPTTLIPKYIGSLGVKVEHNLIKALNWCDVANMLRIQLERQDIKYFPSLREYTMLYGLNKQILDSLDKEITVMHPGPINRGVEITSDVADSKQSIILDQVENGVAIRMAVLYLLAGQTP